The Bacillus carboniphilus genome contains a region encoding:
- a CDS encoding acetoin utilization protein AcuC, with amino-acid sequence MSKDSLFIFSDDLLQYAFGNNHPFNQFRLTLTIDLLKEIQALDTADIRKPRKATDEEIAYIHTPSYIEAVKLASIGQLEASRAEEFGLGTDDTPMFPNMHDASAFIVGGALSAVDAVMSGDYKHAIHLGGGLHHGFRGKASGFCVYNDSSVAIAYLLKKYNARVLYVDTDAHHGDGVQWSFYDEPNVCTLSIHETGRYLFPGTGEVHERGQGKGYGTSFNIPVDAFTEDESWLDMYEKSLTEVAEFFKPDIIITQNGVDAHFHDPLTHLCGTMNIYKRIPQLAKKVAEQYCNGRWIAVGGGGYDIWRVVPRAWSLIWLTMTDQLDKIHSDRLPKSWVEKWQDKSPVTLPSTWMDPPGSYTPIPRKAEITEKNKRTLEKALYPIRSNYEERESV; translated from the coding sequence ATGAGTAAAGATTCTCTTTTTATTTTTTCAGACGATTTACTACAATACGCATTTGGGAATAACCACCCCTTTAATCAATTTCGATTAACGTTAACCATAGATCTATTAAAAGAAATTCAAGCTCTTGATACTGCAGATATCCGAAAACCTCGTAAAGCAACGGATGAGGAGATTGCTTATATCCATACACCTTCCTATATAGAAGCCGTTAAACTGGCAAGTATCGGTCAATTAGAAGCATCCAGAGCTGAAGAGTTTGGGCTTGGAACCGATGATACTCCCATGTTTCCAAATATGCATGATGCAAGTGCTTTTATTGTCGGTGGAGCTCTTTCGGCAGTAGATGCTGTCATGAGTGGGGACTATAAACACGCCATCCACTTAGGTGGTGGTTTACACCACGGTTTTAGAGGGAAGGCATCTGGTTTTTGTGTGTATAACGATAGCTCAGTTGCGATTGCCTATCTCTTAAAGAAATATAATGCTCGCGTATTATACGTGGATACAGATGCTCATCATGGAGACGGAGTACAATGGTCTTTTTACGATGAGCCAAATGTTTGCACCTTGTCTATACATGAAACAGGGAGATATTTATTCCCTGGTACTGGAGAAGTTCATGAGCGTGGCCAAGGTAAAGGCTATGGGACTTCATTTAATATCCCAGTTGATGCTTTTACAGAAGACGAATCATGGCTCGATATGTATGAAAAATCACTTACAGAAGTGGCCGAGTTTTTTAAGCCAGATATTATCATTACTCAAAATGGAGTAGATGCCCACTTCCACGATCCCCTTACCCATTTATGTGGAACCATGAATATTTACAAACGTATTCCTCAGCTCGCCAAGAAAGTAGCCGAACAGTATTGTAATGGTAGATGGATTGCAGTAGGTGGCGGTGGATATGACATATGGCGAGTCGTACCAAGAGCGTGGTCGTTAATCTGGTTGACCATGACAGATCAATTGGACAAAATCCATTCTGATCGGCTTCCCAAGAGCTGGGTTGAGAAATGGCAGGACAAATCTCCTGTTACATTGCCTAGTACATGGATGGATCCACCAGGTTCGTATACACCCATTCCAAGAAAAGCAGAAATCACTGAAAAAAATAAGCGAACATTGGAAAAAGCACTCTATCCCATTCGATCTAATTATGAGGAAAGAGAATCTGTTTAA
- a CDS encoding acetoin utilization AcuB family protein gives MIVEEVMRREVWTLSPEDLIHDAIELMNAKTIRHIPIIDSNRHVVGIISDRDIRGALSIDSINSRTRHTSIQEMMTEDVITAHPLDFVEEVASLFYENRISCIPIVSDEKLVGIVTETDILYTFLQLTGALQPGSKIEVKVPHRSGMLAKVTAIISEHNVNIQSVLVNPYQQNESYKILVFRVQTMNPTAIVQTLKDRGFDVLLPYTWELQNE, from the coding sequence ATGATTGTTGAAGAAGTAATGCGTCGAGAGGTTTGGACACTTTCTCCGGAAGATTTGATACATGATGCTATCGAGTTGATGAACGCAAAGACCATCAGACATATCCCTATTATTGATTCCAATAGGCATGTAGTTGGAATCATTAGTGACCGGGATATTAGAGGTGCTCTTTCAATTGATTCTATAAACAGTCGTACACGTCATACATCTATTCAAGAAATGATGACAGAGGATGTAATTACAGCTCACCCATTAGATTTTGTGGAGGAAGTAGCTAGTCTTTTCTACGAGAATAGAATTAGTTGTATTCCTATCGTTTCAGATGAGAAACTGGTTGGAATTGTAACAGAAACAGATATACTGTATACCTTTTTGCAATTAACCGGTGCACTTCAACCAGGTTCAAAAATTGAGGTGAAAGTCCCTCATCGATCAGGAATGTTAGCTAAAGTTACAGCGATCATTAGTGAGCATAACGTTAATATTCAAAGCGTATTAGTAAATCCTTATCAACAGAACGAATCTTATAAGATATTAGTCTTTCGAGTACAAACCATGAACCCTACAGCAATTGTACAAACTCTTAAAGATAGAGGGTTTGATGTTCTATTACCGTACACCTGGGAGCTGCAAAATGAGTAA
- a CDS encoding GNAT family N-acetyltransferase, translating to MNHQKTFNAMELKTRNGTLLIEGPISADKLASYEFHEDLTSFRPSNQQHKALIEIAALPEGRIIIARKEHVIVGYVTYLYPDPLERWSEGNMENLIELGAIEVIPEFRGASVGKNLLKVSMMDDAMEDYIIITTEYYWHWDLKGTGLNVWEYRKVMEKMMNAGGLEWYATDDPEISSHPANCLMARIGKRVDVDSIQRFDQLRFKNRFMY from the coding sequence CAAAAGACGTTTAATGCAATGGAACTTAAAACACGGAATGGAACTCTTCTAATTGAAGGGCCCATTTCTGCAGATAAACTAGCATCCTATGAGTTTCATGAGGATTTAACATCGTTTAGACCCTCGAATCAGCAACATAAAGCACTCATTGAAATCGCTGCACTTCCTGAAGGTCGAATTATTATAGCAAGAAAAGAACATGTCATTGTTGGATACGTAACTTACTTGTACCCGGACCCACTTGAACGGTGGTCAGAAGGAAATATGGAAAATTTAATTGAATTAGGAGCCATTGAAGTCATTCCTGAGTTTCGTGGTGCCTCTGTTGGTAAAAACCTCCTCAAAGTATCCATGATGGATGATGCCATGGAAGATTATATTATTATAACGACTGAGTATTACTGGCACTGGGATTTAAAAGGAACAGGATTAAATGTTTGGGAATATCGAAAAGTCATGGAAAAAATGATGAATGCTGGTGGGTTAGAGTGGTATGCAACTGACGATCCCGAGATTAGTTCTCATCCAGCGAACTGTCTTATGGCACGTATCGGAAAAAGAGTGGATGTTGACTCCATTCAAAGATTTGATCAACTCAGATTTAAGAATCGTTTTATGTATTAA